In Alkalimarinus alittae, the DNA window AGACCCTAAATGGTTTGCTCACTACGCGCCTTATACGATTACCAAATATGGTATGTCGATGTTAACCATGGGGCTAGCACAAGAGGTAAAACGACATGGCATTTCGGTTAATTCATTATGGCCACAAACAGTTATTTCTACAGCGGCCGTAGAGTTTGAAGGTGGCGGTAAGGCAACCTTAAATAAAGGCAGAACACCTGCCATAATGGCCGATGCAGCTTATGAAATACTGACCACAGAAAACTGTGAATTAACTGGCGAGTTTTTGATAGATGAAGCATTGCTTAGGGCGCGCGGCGTGACAGATTTTGAGCAGTACAGATATAACCCAGACAATAACGAACCGCTGATGACAGACCTGTTTGTGACAGAATAAAAAACTTCATATGATGTTGCGTATTTAGCCACTCGTATCATTACGGTGGCTAAATATTCATACAACAATATTGATATTAATCGTCGTAGACAAAGTCATCTGAAGAATAATCGGTATCACCAATCACATCAGATAAATTAAACCGTTTTACCGGTACCTTTCTGATCGTCTTTGATAAATATTTAGACCAAGCCTTCTCCACATTTGAGACAGGCTCAACGGTACCTTCAGCCACCTGTAAAATACGCTGATGCGCTTCATTTTCAGGCTCTATATTTTTATTCACTAATTGTTTAATGGTATACCCGCACTGACTCAAAATATCTGATTCCGCCAAGGTAAATTCACCCGAACGCCTAAAGCCATGCGGGAAGTTAACCGCATCATAAAACTCACACGATGAAGTAAAAAGTTCAATTGACATGTTCTAATCCTCCAATGGAAGTTAATCTAGATTTGTTTCACTAAGACAGTTATCGAGTAGCAGTTCATAGTCATAGCTGCTATCTGGATCACTGTCCATTTTTTCTTGAATCATTTCATCGACCTGTTGATAACAATCAGGTTTAGATGCTTCTATAGCCTCATCAATGTAGGCGCTCTGCTCTGACATACACTGAGAGACAAACTCAGTTGATTCAGCATCAGGTGTACCATCTTGAACCATAGAAAGACAGTATTCTTTAGCCTGTAAGTGACTTTCGTCTGTATTGTCTGCAGGCGTATTGGCGTAAGCCGACGGTATGATAAAAAGGAGCAAAGCAAAGTACTTCATTAAAAATCCTCATTGAATATTTAAAGGATTATGTATTCGGCTTTGAAAACAGGGAAACTATTTATTTTTGTCATTACGATAAAAATTTTTAGTCAATCGTGGTCGCTCTATATTTCTATGGTATCCAAACTACTATCTTCTACCGGCACTTCAAGCGACCGGATTACATCCAATATCGACTCTATTTCATTTGTATGACTGTTTTCACGATGGTATGTTGCGTATATCTGGCGGGATATGACCGGTGCATCATCCACCTGAAATAACGCATCGTCCATATACTCTGCCACCATGCGATAAGGCAGGTACGCGCTGCCGCCATACTTAAAAATAAACTCTAATGCGATACGCGCTAAAGTCGTATGAAGAACAGGTGGCGATGCATCTGGAAAGTGCTGAGCATAACTCATGTGAAATGACAGCCCCCAATCGACCGACACATACCCCTGAGACATGGCAATCTCTAACGTCTGGCCGGGTTTATTACAAACCAGTATCAACTCTGCAGGCGAGATCGGCACCGAGATAAGGTCATTCAACTTAGCGGGCTCATAGATCATCGCCAAATCAATGGTTCTTTCCATTAAGTGTCTAATCAACGTTTCTGGGCCGTGGGCCTCTGCTCTAAGTGCTAACTCAGGAAGAGAGCGATGGGTCACATGCAATACATCTTGCATCAACAAGTCCCAAAGTCCACTCGTTGCGCCGAGCGATAATACATATTTTTGACGCTTTTTTAATGAGACATCTTGGCGCGCGCGCTCCCATGCAATCAGTATCGTTTCTGCATGATTAATTAAGCGTTCGCCGGTGACGGTCAACTGAAGATTATTACGAAGGCGCGTAAATAGTGGCGCACCAAGAATGCTCTCAAGTTGTTTTATTCTCGCACTCACAGCGGCTTGGGTAAGGTACAGATTCTCTGCAGCCTTACCAAAATGGCGCGTGTTTTTGACTTCTAAGAAGGTTCTTAATAGTTCGATATCCATGCGGGATACCTTACCATTTAAATACGGTAGGTCTCTACCATGTGGAGATTATAAAATGATGTTTATTCAGCTACTTGAGACTTATATCATCACAGTATAAGTCGACGTTACCATTGCAGTTCTTTCAGTGCGCGCGTGATCTCTGATTCCAATATGAACTCAACACCCTGCTGCTCGACCAAGGCGTATTTGGTTTCTTCAACCAACATAGACATTATAGGGTCTCGACCGTTATGCTGAGCAGGAGGCATGTAAGCTAGCTCATCGCATAAGCAACGCGCAATAGATGCGTAAATGACATAAACCTCCGTAGTCGAACTGCACTGCCCTCGCTGAGCTAATTGCGCTAGCTCGATAGCCCCATTAGGGGCTTGATAATGACACCTCAGCATATTGATAGCACTGGGGTCCAAGTATGCTTTAATCTCCACCAGTGCCTGTTTAAGCTCTTCAAACGAAACCGGTTCGCCCTGTCTATACTGGTATTTCTTTTCAATGTCGGTATCAACAATTAGGCGAAGATGCTGTTCAGCCTGCGCCCACCCTTCCGCTTCGCAGTAGGCAACCTGTGTGCCCTTACTAAACACTTTACCTACACAAAGCCCTCCTTCAAAAGACGCCGTGAGCTCATGATTACGATACGTTTCGTATAATTCAAAAGCACTTTCTTTCTTTTCGTTAGCCTGTTTATGAGTCATAGGTAGCATATCATTAATCATCAAACTCTAAAATTTATTAGCCTGTATTTTCGCCTTCTTCTTATAAGATGCCCATTAATTTTTCTTTGTCGTAACCACAAATAGTTTTTGTTTTACGACTCAATATTTCTGCAGCAGAATGCGCGCCATATCAATGATATTCGTCACTAACACCTAGCGAGTCCAATCACCCAAACTTTAAGGCCATTACCATGAAAATCGCTATTTTATCTCGTAACCCAAAATTGTACTCGACTCGCCGCCTAAAAGAAGCAGGTGAAAGCCTTGGCCATACGGTTGATATCATCGACACCATGCACTGTTATATGGATATCACCAGTAGTCGTCCATCTGTTCGCTACAAAGGTGCGCCTTTACCTAAGTACGACGCCATTATTCCACGCATTGGCGCGTCGGTGACATTTTACGGTACAGCGGTTGTCAGACAGTTTGAAATGATGGGGACATTCAGCATCAATGAATCTGTTGCTATTAGTCGTTCACGCGATAAGCTTCGCTCTTTGCAATTACTATCTCGCAAAGGGATTGGTTTGCCCCGTACAGGCTTCGCTCACCACCCTGACAAAATCAGCGATTTGTTGAAAAACGTCGGTGGCGCCCCTGTGGTTATCAAGCTGCTAGAAGGCACCCAAGGTATTGGCGTGGTATTGGCTGATACAACCAAGGCAGCAGAAAGTATTATCGAAGCCTTTATGGGATTAAAGGCTAACATTTTAGTGCAGGAATATATTAAGGAAGCCGGCGGCGCAGACATTCGTTGCTTAGTGATTGGGGACAAAGTCGTCGCTGCGATGAAGCGTCAGGCAGCAGAAGGTGAATTTAGATCTAACCTACACAGAGGGGGTTCTGCAGAGCTCGTTCGATTATCGCCAGCAGAGCGAAAAACAGCAATTGCAGCAGCTAAAACCATGGGGCTAGGCATGTCAGGTGTTGATATTCTGAGATCAAAAAATGGCCCGGTTGTGATGGAAGTAAACTCATCACCGGGACTGGAAGGAATTGAATTAGCAACAGGAAAAGATGTTGCATCAATGATTTTCTCCTATATTGAAAAGACAGCTAAGCAAAGCAGCACCCGCACCAAGGGTAAGGGATAAAGGATATATAGATGGCAGATATTCTAGAAATTGCAGGCGTATCGATTAAACCTGGCGAAACTAAGCGAATTGAGCTTGAAACCGTAAAGCTATACACCGACACCAGCATGTCTATTCCTGTGTTTGTAAAACGCGGCAAAAAGGCTGGGCCTATCTTGTTTGTTAGTGCAGCGATTCATGGTGATGAGCTTAACGGCATTGAGATCATCAGCAGGCTGATTAACAGCAAGCAGATCAACGCCATTCGGGGCACACTAATAGCAGTGCCTTTTGTGAATGGCTATGGTGTTCTCAACCAAAGCCGCTACTTACCTGACAGGCGAGACCTTAACCGTTCGTTTCCAGGGTCTAAGCGAGGTTCTTTGGCGGGTCGTATGGCGCACCTATTTCTAAATGAAATCGTGGCTAAGTGTGACTATGGTATTGACCTTCATACCGGTGCGATTCACAGAAGCAATTTGCCACAGATACGTGCAAACTTAGATGATGCAGAAACACTAGAGATGGCTAAAGCCTTTGGTCTACCGGTGTTAATTAACTCAAACTTAAGAGATGGCTCCCTAAGAGAAAGCGCCGACTCTCTAGGCGTGCGAATCCTCCTCTATGAAGCAGGTGAAGCGCTTAGATTTGATGAGTTGTCGATTAGAGCCGGGTTCAGGGGTATTATTAATGTCATGCGTCACTTATCATTGCTGCCGCCTAGACGTTCTAAAAAAACGCCTGTAGAGCCTTTTGTAGCAAGGCAAAGTGGCTGGGTAAGAGCTACAGATAGCGGATTTGTTAGCCACAAACGGCAGCTCGGTGACCATGTCGCTAAAGGCGATTTACTGGCTACAATTAAAGACCCCTTTGGCGTTATACTCGATAAAGTTATCAGTAATGCAGAAGGCATTATTATTGGAAAGCAAAATATTCCGTTGGCTCAAGAAGGCGAAGCCATGTATCACATCGCCTACTTCCAAAAACCAGATGATGTTGTCGAAAACTTAGAAATCATGCATGACAACTTAGTACCTGAAGAGACGATAGGTATCGCTGAATATATAGAAGGTTCATAAAATAGATGAAGAAAATAAATGATAAGTTACTTGTCGGCTCACTTGAGGAGTGTGGCCTGCCAGGCTTGAATATTGACGCGGTGGATATGCGCGTCGATACAGGCGCGCAAACCTCCTCTATTCATGTTGATAATATTGAAGAATTTGAAAAAGATAATGAACTATGGGTTCGCTTTGATATCCACCCCGATATCCATAATGTTGATACCATTGTTCAGCGAGAAGCGAAAGTTAAAGCGCAGCGGCACATCAAAAGCTCCAATGCAACGCGCCAAAAAAGGTATGTTATTGACACCAAAATTCAACTAGGCGATGCCACCTGGGCGATTGAATTAACATTAACCGACCGCTCTGCAATGTCTTACTTAATGCTTCTGGGTCGCCAAGCGATGGAAGGTCGCTTGATAGTAGACCCAGAGCAAGAGTACTTATTAAAAGAGGATTAACCCAGCCCACAATTTAAGATTAATAAATACGGTTATTAGACATATAACCGTCAGAGCGCTATGGTTCTGTTATGGCGAGTGACTTAACCATTGTTAAGTCACCGTACTATTTATTAATCTTAAAATGTAATGCAATCACTGTTAGCTAACTTATGACACGCACCCTTACCAGATTTGGTCCATCCGCTGCTTTCATTTCAGCCGTAACGTTTTTAGTATCTCCGACATTTTCGCAGGCAAAAGAATTCCCATGGGCGGAACAAAGCGACATCATTGGAGAACAGCGCGTCATAACCGCTAAATACGAAGACACCCTTTCTGACGTCGGTGAATCCAACAATATTGGGTATAATGAAATTGTTAATGCAAACCCCGATATAGATGCTTGGTTACCCGGTGAAGGCAGTCAAATTACGGTACCTTCTGAATATATCCTGCCAAGCATTCGTGAGGGGATTGTCATCAACCTTCACGAATATCGTTTATATTACTTCCCCAAAGATGGCGGAAAAGTGATTACCTACCCGGTCGGCATTGGCGCTCAAAGTACCCCAACGCCGATCGTTAAAACCCAGGTAAAACTGAAAATTGAAAAACCTACGTGGTACCCACCCGCTTCGGTGAGAGCCGAGTACCTTAAAGAGCACGGCAAAGAAATGGCGAGAATATTCCCTCCCGGACCGAGCAACCCTCTCGGCCCCTACGCCATCCAGCTTGATCTACCAGGTTACTTTTTACATGGCACCAATAAATCATTTGGCATTGGTACAAAAGTTAGCCACGGGTGTATTCGTCTCTACAATGAAGACATTTCTGACCTTGTATTTAAAGTTCCCAAAAAAACCCCCGTCAGACTTGTTAAAGAACCGATAAAGCTAGGTATGAAAGGTGATCATCTTTATGTAGAGCTTCACCCTGATGAAGCAGATAATGTAACCAATAAAAAAATGGTTCAACAAATCATTCAAAAAGCGATTCGTTTAGAGAAGCGTCACGGTGAAATGAAGTTGGATATTGTCGCGATTGAAAATGCAATTAAAAAACCACTAGGTATTCCTCAACGTATTGGCAGTATAAAGCTTGGCAACCATCAGCCAAATAAAAAGGCCGACGTCATTGCCGTCAGCCCTTCGTCTTCAGCCGCTACGATTAATTAACCCAACACCATGAATCCATAGACAGGATAATAATCAAGTATTATTTCAATGCGATGATTTTAATCTCTCTTAACAAGCTAACCTTAATTACTTGCTGCTTGCTTTTTTCAACATACGCTCAGCTTTTTCTGCTGTTGCTTCTGCTTTCTTCATCGCTTCTTGAGCCATCATTAACGCTTCTTCTGCTTTGCTATAGGCATCAGCGGCTTTAGCATCAGCACCTGTCGCTTTAGTCATTGCTGCACCGGCTGCCGTTTTTGCAGCGTTAGCTGCGCTTTGCGCTTGTGCGGCTTCTTGTGCTGCATCATTAAGTGTCGCTTGATCGTCAGTAGACAGACTTGCACAACCTGTTGCCAAAGCCATTGAAGTTACTGCACCAAGGGCGATTAGTTTTTTCAACATCGTATTACTCCATTAATTAGCAAATTTTTCTATCATTTTTCTATAAAACCTCGTTGCTAGTAGATAAACGAGATTCTGAGAACAGTTACGTCACTGCTGACTAAATACTTAGTCTAGTCAGTAATTTACTAAATTAAAAACAGTTTTTAACAATTAATTTAAGTTACTTTAGTGATAATGCTTTAAAGAGTCCGTTCAAATGATTAAAATTTGCTCTTTTTCGTTCAAATAGGCCCTAACGTCATGCTAGAAAAACTATTTCAATTGAAAGAACATGGCACGGATGTCAAAACCGAGGTCATCGCAGGCCTTACCACCTTTCTCACGATGGCTTACATTATTGTAGTCAATCCAGACATTCTATCCGCGTCAGGCATGGATTACGGTGCTGTTTTTGCTGCCACCTGTATCGCAGCCGCTATTGGTTCTTTAATAATGGGGCTTTTGGCTAATTACCCTATCGCGTTGGCGCCTGGCATGGGGCTCAATGCCTTCTTCGCATTTGCCGTTGTGCAGGGAATGGGCCATACCTGGCAAGTCGCACTGGGTGCTGTTTTTTTATCAGGCCTGATATTTTTCTTTTTAAGCATCTTTAAGATAAGAGAATGGATTATTAATAGTATTCCATTGTCATTACGGTTTGGTATATCGGCCGGTATTGGTTTTTTCCTAGCACTTATTGCACTCAAAAACGCAGGTATTGTGGTCGACCACCCTGCAACATTAGTCTCCTTTGGCGATATTACTAGCCTACCTAGCTTGCTAACATTAGGCGGGTTCTTCATGATTTGCGCATTAGCCTATAGGCGTGTGACGGGCGCTGTGATGATTGGCATTATAACCATCACGGTCATTGCGCTTCTATTAGGTATGATCGAATATAAAGGGCTTGCTTCTATGCCGCCGAGCTTAGCGCCCACCTTTATGCAGATGGATATTGCTGGTGCTCTGAATGTCGGGCTGGTCAGTATCGTTTTTGCATTTCTATTTGTAGACCTGTTTGACACATCAGGCACCCTAATCGGTGCGGCTCAACAAGGTAAATTACTCGACAAAGATGGCAAACTACCTCGACTAGGCAAGGCCTTAATGGCAGATAGCGTCGCAACCATGAGCGGTGCTGCCTTAGGTACATCCACCACCACCAGTTATATTGAAAGCACGGCCGGCATCTCTGCAGGTGGTCGAACAGGCTTAACCGCAGTGGTGGTTGCGATACTATTTTTACTCTGTCTATTTTTATCGCCTATTGCATCAATCGTCCCTGCTTATGCAACAGCACCCGCACTTTTATATGTCGCTGTTTTAATGGCCCGCGGCCTATCTCATGTCGACTGGGATGATATTACTGAAGCGGCACCTGCAGCCGTTACCGCATTGATGATGCCTCTCACCTTTTCGATTGCTAACGGTATCGCTATCGGTTTTATCACCTATACTGCAATCAAATTAATGAGCGGTAAGTTGAGCGCACTTAACATTAGCCTAGTGCTAATATCGGCGCTATTTGTTCTAAAATTTATATTCCTAGGCGCCTAAGATGGACTCAGTAATAGATAGCAGACTAAACGAAAGCCTTCATTTAAGTGAACAATACTTCAGTGATGTCGTTAAGAGGTCTATCCGCTCAGTGCCAGACTGGCCAGAGAAAGGGGTGATGTTTAGAGATATCACCACTGCGTTGCAAGACCGCACTGTCTTCAGAAAGCTCATTGATGCCTTTATCCACCGCTACCATCATTTGGATATAGACGCGATAGCCGGTGTTGATGCAAGAGGCTTTATCATTGGCTCTGTGCTCGCGTATGAACTAAACGCCAGCTTCGTGCCTATTCGTAAAAAAGGCAAACTTCCTTTCGACACCGTATCAGAGAGCTATGAACTAGAATATGGCAAAGCAGAAGTCGAAATTCACAAAGACGCCTTTCAGCCCGGCGATAACGTTATTTTAGTGGATGACCTAATCGCCACTGGCGGAACGTTACTGGCTGCCTCATCTTTAATCGAAAGGCTAGGCGCAGAAATTATTGAAGCTGCCGCTATTATTGACCTGCCTGACTTAGGTGGGTCACGCAAGTTAAGAGAAAAAGGGCTCGCTGTTTATAGTGTGTGTCAATTCGAAGGAGGCTAACACGATCGCTTAAAAAGTAAACTCGGACCCACAACAATAACACTAAAGGACGACAATCATGAAACGCGCACTCTGGACAATAATCGGCCTCATATCAATCTCCACAAACCTGGCATTAGCTGAGTCTGAACAAAAGTTTTCAACACTGGGAACCTATTTTGGGATCGCTCAAGGCTGGATGGAGATTGAAGAAAACAATCTAAATAACGATTTTCAGTTGTATACCTTCGACCTCATTGGCGGGGCAACATTCCACCCCAATATGGGGATAGAAGCACGCCTAGGCTTTGGAGGAACGGACACCTCCGGTAGTAAAAGCTACTCACTCGATCACTACTTTTCTTTTTACTTTAAACCTCAGTACACCCTTGGCAGACTCAACACTTACGCCCTAGTGGGGCCCAGCTTTGTCTCATCAGAAACCTCTCAACTCTATTGCGGCAGAACGTGTGTTCAATCAAAAGATAAGTACACTGAGTTTTCGCTCTCCTATGGAGCAGGCGCCATCTACTATTTCGATTGGATCATGGTGGGCTTGGAGTACGTTAAAGTTCTCGATAAAGATCGCGTAGACATTGATCGCGGAGGCTTACTGCTTGGCTTTGTTTTTTAAACGCTCCCCCTTTAAAGTTTCCGCGTGTATTTGCGGCGCCTAATACACGCGAAAATAGCCGTTTTAGCTTGCTAAAGTCAACTACTATCCCCCTCTCTAAAACCAGCGTTTAACTTTAAATAACCACACTTGCAAACTCACTATAACCACTAAAAACAATATAAATATCATAAACGAGTTTGAGTTATCTGCGCCTGGTATCCCGCCTACATTAATACCTAAAAGCCCAGTAAAAAAGCCTAGTGGCAAGAAGATAGCCGCAACAATAGACAATACATACATACGATTATTCAGCTGCTCTGATAACCGATTTACCAATTCTTCCTGAGTCACTGCCGCACGGTCACGTACTGAGTCTAAGTCTTCGATATAACGGATTAGGTGGTCGGTGGTTTCACGCAGCCTAACATGATCGTCGGCAGAAAATAACAGCATTTTGTCACTCAAAAGCTGCAACATGGCTTCTCTTTGGGGTGCCAAATAACGCCTCAAAGAAATAGCCTGCCGCCGCAGGTCCGCTATTTCACTCCTTAATGAATAAGACTCAGCTGTAAGTACTTTTTCTTCTATTTCAGCTACTTTATCTTCGGTGTCCTGAATCGTTTCCTGCATTCTGGCAATCAATCGATCGGCCAACATTGCAACAAACTCACCGGGGGTTTCTGGCCCTTCCTTGGCATCGATTAACGCGGCGATGTCCTGCGCAGATAATAGCGAACGTTTACGCGTACTAATGACTCGTTTCTCATCTACCCACACACGTATAGCGACCA includes these proteins:
- a CDS encoding zinc transporter ZntB; the protein is MDKNALIYGYTLSGPDKGVPITVDDVARGVSKEQCTWLHFDYTHPDAISWIEQQSALDPVVINALLSEETRPRATALKGGVLLSLRGVNLAAGSDPEDMVAIRVWVDEKRVISTRKRSLLSAQDIAALIDAKEGPETPGEFVAMLADRLIARMQETIQDTEDKVAEIEEKVLTAESYSLRSEIADLRRQAISLRRYLAPQREAMLQLLSDKMLLFSADDHVRLRETTDHLIRYIEDLDSVRDRAAVTQEELVNRLSEQLNNRMYVLSIVAAIFLPLGFFTGLLGINVGGIPGADNSNSFMIFILFLVVIVSLQVWLFKVKRWF
- a CDS encoding NCS2 family permease, whose translation is MLEKLFQLKEHGTDVKTEVIAGLTTFLTMAYIIVVNPDILSASGMDYGAVFAATCIAAAIGSLIMGLLANYPIALAPGMGLNAFFAFAVVQGMGHTWQVALGAVFLSGLIFFFLSIFKIREWIINSIPLSLRFGISAGIGFFLALIALKNAGIVVDHPATLVSFGDITSLPSLLTLGGFFMICALAYRRVTGAVMIGIITITVIALLLGMIEYKGLASMPPSLAPTFMQMDIAGALNVGLVSIVFAFLFVDLFDTSGTLIGAAQQGKLLDKDGKLPRLGKALMADSVATMSGAALGTSTTTSYIESTAGISAGGRTGLTAVVVAILFLLCLFLSPIASIVPAYATAPALLYVAVLMARGLSHVDWDDITEAAPAAVTALMMPLTFSIANGIAIGFITYTAIKLMSGKLSALNISLVLISALFVLKFIFLGA
- a CDS encoding porin family protein, with protein sequence MKRALWTIIGLISISTNLALAESEQKFSTLGTYFGIAQGWMEIEENNLNNDFQLYTFDLIGGATFHPNMGIEARLGFGGTDTSGSKSYSLDHYFSFYFKPQYTLGRLNTYALVGPSFVSSETSQLYCGRTCVQSKDKYTEFSLSYGAGAIYYFDWIMVGLEYVKVLDKDRVDIDRGGLLLGFVF
- the maoP gene encoding DUF413 domain-containing protein gives rise to the protein MSIELFTSSCEFYDAVNFPHGFRRSGEFTLAESDILSQCGYTIKQLVNKNIEPENEAHQRILQVAEGTVEPVSNVEKAWSKYLSKTIRKVPVKRFNLSDVIGDTDYSSDDFVYDD
- a CDS encoding ATP-dependent zinc protease family protein, which encodes MKKINDKLLVGSLEECGLPGLNIDAVDMRVDTGAQTSSIHVDNIEEFEKDNELWVRFDIHPDIHNVDTIVQREAKVKAQRHIKSSNATRQKRYVIDTKIQLGDATWAIELTLTDRSAMSYLMLLGRQAMEGRLIVDPEQEYLLKED
- a CDS encoding adenine phosphoribosyltransferase, which produces MDSVIDSRLNESLHLSEQYFSDVVKRSIRSVPDWPEKGVMFRDITTALQDRTVFRKLIDAFIHRYHHLDIDAIAGVDARGFIIGSVLAYELNASFVPIRKKGKLPFDTVSESYELEYGKAEVEIHKDAFQPGDNVILVDDLIATGGTLLAASSLIERLGAEIIEAAAIIDLPDLGGSRKLREKGLAVYSVCQFEGG
- a CDS encoding alanine-zipper protein is translated as MLKKLIALGAVTSMALATGCASLSTDDQATLNDAAQEAAQAQSAANAAKTAAGAAMTKATGADAKAADAYSKAEEALMMAQEAMKKAEATAEKAERMLKKASSK
- a CDS encoding succinylglutamate desuccinylase/aspartoacylase family protein — encoded protein: MADILEIAGVSIKPGETKRIELETVKLYTDTSMSIPVFVKRGKKAGPILFVSAAIHGDELNGIEIISRLINSKQINAIRGTLIAVPFVNGYGVLNQSRYLPDRRDLNRSFPGSKRGSLAGRMAHLFLNEIVAKCDYGIDLHTGAIHRSNLPQIRANLDDAETLEMAKAFGLPVLINSNLRDGSLRESADSLGVRILLYEAGEALRFDELSIRAGFRGIINVMRHLSLLPPRRSKKTPVEPFVARQSGWVRATDSGFVSHKRQLGDHVAKGDLLATIKDPFGVILDKVISNAEGIIIGKQNIPLAQEGEAMYHIAYFQKPDDVVENLEIMHDNLVPEETIGIAEYIEGS
- the rimK gene encoding 30S ribosomal protein S6--L-glutamate ligase, yielding MKIAILSRNPKLYSTRRLKEAGESLGHTVDIIDTMHCYMDITSSRPSVRYKGAPLPKYDAIIPRIGASVTFYGTAVVRQFEMMGTFSINESVAISRSRDKLRSLQLLSRKGIGLPRTGFAHHPDKISDLLKNVGGAPVVIKLLEGTQGIGVVLADTTKAAESIIEAFMGLKANILVQEYIKEAGGADIRCLVIGDKVVAAMKRQAAEGEFRSNLHRGGSAELVRLSPAERKTAIAAAKTMGLGMSGVDILRSKNGPVVMEVNSSPGLEGIELATGKDVASMIFSYIEKTAKQSSTRTKGKG
- a CDS encoding L,D-transpeptidase family protein, which gives rise to MTRTLTRFGPSAAFISAVTFLVSPTFSQAKEFPWAEQSDIIGEQRVITAKYEDTLSDVGESNNIGYNEIVNANPDIDAWLPGEGSQITVPSEYILPSIREGIVINLHEYRLYYFPKDGGKVITYPVGIGAQSTPTPIVKTQVKLKIEKPTWYPPASVRAEYLKEHGKEMARIFPPGPSNPLGPYAIQLDLPGYFLHGTNKSFGIGTKVSHGCIRLYNEDISDLVFKVPKKTPVRLVKEPIKLGMKGDHLYVELHPDEADNVTNKKMVQQIIQKAIRLEKRHGEMKLDIVAIENAIKKPLGIPQRIGSIKLGNHQPNKKADVIAVSPSSSAATIN
- a CDS encoding LysR family transcriptional regulator, translated to MDIELLRTFLEVKNTRHFGKAAENLYLTQAAVSARIKQLESILGAPLFTRLRNNLQLTVTGERLINHAETILIAWERARQDVSLKKRQKYVLSLGATSGLWDLLMQDVLHVTHRSLPELALRAEAHGPETLIRHLMERTIDLAMIYEPAKLNDLISVPISPAELILVCNKPGQTLEIAMSQGYVSVDWGLSFHMSYAQHFPDASPPVLHTTLARIALEFIFKYGGSAYLPYRMVAEYMDDALFQVDDAPVISRQIYATYHRENSHTNEIESILDVIRSLEVPVEDSSLDTIEI